The following coding sequences lie in one Treponema sp. OMZ 790 genomic window:
- a CDS encoding YitT family protein, with product MKEKLLSFFYIVCGVLMIASGIHFFLLPSKLSLGGATGMALVLSKYLPLSTGALLVVVNIFLFALGFLIIGNKFGLKTVCASLGLSGAVWLLEIFVPLQTPIVNDKFLQLIIAVSLYGGGVGIVLNQYASTGGSDIFAMIFQKYFGLDLGKGCLLTDFTITVFAGFAYGTEIALFSLVGVIINGLVIDSTIDGLNMSKYCVINTDKPDDLCRFMVELGRSANVYKATGAYTKAERSVIQTVMSRRDFVKLKSYLAQNDPKAFMVVTNAHSVFGWHWRRIGE from the coding sequence ATGAAAGAAAAATTATTAAGTTTTTTTTACATTGTTTGCGGAGTTTTGATGATAGCATCAGGAATTCATTTCTTTTTGCTGCCTTCAAAACTGTCTTTGGGCGGAGCAACCGGTATGGCCTTGGTATTGTCAAAATACCTGCCGCTTTCTACAGGGGCACTGCTTGTCGTGGTAAACATTTTTTTGTTTGCCTTGGGCTTTTTAATCATCGGAAACAAATTCGGTCTTAAAACGGTTTGTGCAAGCCTCGGGCTTTCAGGGGCCGTATGGCTTTTGGAAATTTTTGTTCCGCTTCAGACTCCCATTGTAAACGATAAATTTTTACAGTTAATCATAGCCGTTAGTCTTTACGGCGGCGGCGTAGGTATAGTTTTAAACCAATATGCTTCAACCGGAGGAAGCGATATTTTTGCAATGATCTTTCAAAAATATTTCGGCCTTGACTTGGGAAAGGGATGTTTACTTACAGACTTCACTATCACCGTTTTTGCAGGTTTTGCTTACGGAACGGAAATAGCCTTGTTCTCTTTAGTGGGCGTAATCATAAACGGCCTCGTAATCGACTCCACAATCGACGGTCTTAACATGAGTAAATACTGTGTAATAAATACCGACAAACCCGATGATCTTTGCCGCTTTATGGTAGAGCTCGGCCGCTCGGCAAATGTCTACAAAGCAACCGGAGCCTACACAAAGGCCGAACGCTCGGTTATCCAAACCGTCATGAGCCGCCGCGACTTTGTAAAACTAAAAAGCTATCTTGCCCAAAACGATCCTAAGGCCTTTATGGTCGTAACAAACGCCCACTCCGTATTCGGCTGGCATTGGAGAAGAATAGGCGAATAA
- a CDS encoding leucine-rich repeat protein: protein MKNSNTNKSQKRFTSWAAVLALAASLVIMGLLTACPNAAGGGGTSSGGNTGGGSSDGGSGSVYVQVAYSELETYLANTASADKVNYIEVTGVSKDDLAYKVVGTNTEAGELSKKILAAVPKKVALKLPGEVADLDDMSWCFYGCTNLVSLANIPEGVTNMAGCFKDCTSLTQGPVIPTSVKDMQSCFYGCTSLTKAPAIPGKVTNMTYCFRNCTSLTQAPDIPSSVIGMKNCFYGCTALKGVKLLCNYNGTGNRFKGVFKNCTALEEGGVKVPAAFYNNYTADEALDVMAVPGGTPAEQAAKFATIGGELPIEYVKVAYAELDAYLTNTAFADKVNFIEVTGVSKEDLAGKVVGTNTEAGELGKKIQAHPAKKVALKLPGEVEGLKSMSASFSGCTNLVSLANIPSSVENMLYCFDNCTSLTQAPVIPESVTDMRYCFAGCTRLTEAPAIPAKVTNMAGCFAGCTRLTQAPVIPAKVTNMAYCFYGCTSLTKAPAIPASVTNMGNCFDGCTSLTKAPDIPAKVTNMYYCFSGCTSLTEAPVILASATYMAYCFNGCTSLTEAPDIPSGVTSMRYCFAGCTALKRVKLHCNYNPADIGSEKAFKGLFKNCTALEAGGIKVKNAQLAAYTAPAALDDMAVPGDDEAAKKAKFSTF from the coding sequence ATGAAAAACTCAAACACAAACAAAAGCCAAAAGCGCTTTACAAGTTGGGCGGCAGTACTTGCACTTGCCGCATCGTTAGTGATTATGGGGCTTTTAACCGCCTGCCCCAACGCCGCAGGAGGCGGCGGAACAAGTTCCGGCGGGAACACGGGAGGCGGTTCGTCTGACGGCGGAAGCGGCTCCGTCTATGTACAGGTAGCCTATAGCGAGCTTGAAACCTACCTTGCAAACACCGCGTCTGCCGATAAGGTAAACTACATCGAGGTAACGGGCGTATCTAAAGACGACCTTGCGTACAAAGTCGTAGGCACCAATACTGAAGCGGGAGAACTGAGCAAAAAGATACTGGCTGCCGTTCCTAAAAAGGTTGCCCTTAAACTGCCCGGCGAAGTTGCAGATCTTGACGATATGAGCTGGTGCTTTTACGGCTGTACCAATCTTGTGTCGCTTGCAAACATACCCGAGGGCGTTACGAATATGGCAGGCTGTTTTAAGGACTGCACAAGTTTAACTCAAGGCCCGGTTATCCCCACAAGCGTTAAGGATATGCAAAGCTGTTTTTACGGCTGCACAAGTTTAACCAAAGCTCCCGCCATTCCCGGAAAAGTTACGAATATGACATACTGTTTTAGAAACTGCACAAGTTTAACGCAAGCTCCCGACATTCCTTCAAGTGTTATAGGTATGAAAAACTGTTTTTACGGCTGTACCGCTTTAAAAGGGGTAAAGCTTCTCTGTAATTATAACGGTACGGGGAACAGGTTTAAGGGAGTCTTTAAAAACTGCACCGCTTTGGAAGAAGGCGGGGTAAAAGTACCCGCCGCATTCTACAATAACTACACCGCCGACGAAGCCCTTGATGTAATGGCAGTTCCCGGCGGCACTCCTGCGGAACAAGCGGCGAAGTTTGCAACCATAGGAGGAGAACTCCCTATCGAATACGTAAAGGTAGCCTACGCCGAGCTTGACGCCTACCTTACAAACACCGCCTTTGCCGATAAGGTAAACTTCATCGAGGTTACGGGCGTATCTAAAGAAGACCTTGCGGGCAAAGTCGTAGGCACCAATACTGAAGCGGGAGAACTGGGCAAAAAGATACAGGCTCACCCTGCCAAAAAAGTTGCCCTTAAACTGCCCGGCGAAGTTGAAGGTCTTAAAAGTATGTCAGCGAGCTTTTCCGGCTGTACCAATCTTGTGTCGCTTGCTAATATCCCTTCAAGCGTTGAGAATATGCTCTACTGTTTTGACAACTGCACAAGTTTAACGCAAGCTCCCGTTATTCCTGAAAGCGTTACGGATATGAGATACTGTTTTGCCGGCTGCACACGTTTAACTGAAGCTCCCGCCATTCCTGCAAAAGTTACGAATATGGCAGGCTGTTTTGCCGGCTGCACACGTTTAACTCAAGCTCCCGTTATTCCTGCAAAAGTTACGAATATGGCATATTGTTTTTACGGCTGCACAAGTTTAACTAAAGCTCCCGCCATTCCTGCAAGCGTTACGAATATGGGAAACTGTTTTGACGGCTGCACAAGTTTAACTAAAGCTCCCGACATTCCTGCAAAAGTTACGAATATGTATTACTGTTTTTCCGGCTGTACAAGTTTAACTGAAGCTCCCGTTATTCTTGCAAGCGCTACGTATATGGCATACTGTTTTAACGGCTGCACAAGTTTAACTGAAGCTCCCGACATTCCTTCCGGCGTTACCAGTATGCGCTACTGCTTTGCAGGCTGCACCGCTCTTAAAAGGGTAAAACTTCACTGCAATTATAATCCGGCAGATATCGGCAGTGAAAAAGCCTTTAAAGGGCTTTTTAAAAACTGCACCGCTTTGGAAGCAGGCGGCATAAAGGTAAAAAATGCCCAACTTGCCGCTTACACCGCCCCGGCAGCTCTTGATGATATGGCGGTTCCCGGCGATGACGAGGCGGCTAAAAAAGCAAAGTTCAGCACGTTTTAG
- the argF gene encoding ornithine carbamoyltransferase translates to MLKEIRGKSAKNLRGRSFLKLLDFTTDEIRYLLNLSKNFKDMKRAGIPHRYLEGKNIVLLFEKTSTRTRCSFEVAGYDLGMGVTYLDPNSSQMGHKESIEDTARVLGRMYDGIEYRGFSQELVETLAEYSGVPVWNGLTDLFHPTQMLADLLTIEENFGYLKGLKFTYMGDARNNVANSLMIACVKMGMHFTACSPKHLFPTEDLVAEAKKIAAETGGSVTLTENVNEGTKGAHVLYTDIWVSMGEPDSVWEERIKLLKPYQVNKAAMDNADKDAIFLHCLPSFHDLKTTKGQEIHKKFGLPEMEVTNEVFESHKSVVFDEAENRMHTIKAVMYATMC, encoded by the coding sequence ATGCTTAAAGAAATTCGCGGAAAGAGCGCAAAGAACTTGCGCGGAAGAAGCTTTCTAAAACTGTTGGATTTTACTACAGACGAAATCCGCTATTTACTCAACCTCTCAAAAAATTTTAAAGACATGAAAAGGGCAGGAATTCCTCACAGATATCTTGAAGGAAAAAACATTGTTCTTCTTTTTGAAAAGACCTCTACAAGAACACGCTGCTCTTTTGAAGTTGCAGGTTATGACTTAGGGATGGGCGTTACCTACCTTGATCCCAATTCTTCACAGATGGGACACAAAGAATCTATCGAAGACACAGCCCGCGTTTTGGGAAGAATGTATGACGGTATCGAGTACAGAGGTTTCAGCCAGGAGCTTGTAGAAACCTTGGCAGAATATTCAGGCGTTCCCGTATGGAACGGATTAACCGACCTCTTCCATCCCACTCAAATGCTTGCAGACCTTCTTACAATCGAAGAAAATTTCGGATATTTGAAGGGGCTTAAATTCACATACATGGGAGATGCCAGAAACAATGTAGCCAACTCCCTCATGATAGCCTGCGTAAAGATGGGAATGCACTTTACGGCATGTTCGCCCAAACACCTCTTCCCCACTGAAGACTTGGTAGCCGAAGCAAAGAAAATCGCTGCCGAAACAGGCGGAAGCGTAACCCTCACCGAAAACGTAAATGAGGGAACAAAGGGTGCCCATGTTCTTTATACCGACATTTGGGTATCTATGGGTGAACCCGACAGCGTATGGGAAGAGCGCATTAAGCTTTTAAAGCCCTATCAGGTAAACAAGGCCGCTATGGACAATGCAGACAAGGATGCAATCTTCTTACACTGCCTCCCCTCTTTCCACGACCTAAAGACAACAAAGGGTCAGGAGATTCACAAAAAATTCGGTCTTCCCGAAATGGAAGTAACAAACGAGGTTTTCGAATCTCATAAATCAGTTGTTTTTGACGAAGCCGAAAACCGCATGCATACAATCAAGGCTGTTATGTATGCCACAATGTGCTAA
- the phnC gene encoding phosphonate ABC transporter ATP-binding protein has product MILELKNISKTYPSGRRALQSISFKIEEGEILAIIGLSGAGKSTMLRCINRLVEPDEGEVIFLGEKINRLKGKKLRQYRSKIGMIFQNYNLVERLNAVENVLHGCLGSIPSYRGALGLYTEEEKERAFALLKTVGMEDFAFQRCSELSGGQKQRIGIARALMQSPSLLLCDEPIASLDPQSAETVLNYIKEFAVNKNIACLISLHQMEAAKKYADRIIALNNGKIVFDGRPDSLNDEILHKEIFTQSSITDSSIENSYVTNSSKCSGEKTL; this is encoded by the coding sequence GTGATTCTTGAACTTAAAAATATTTCAAAAACTTATCCTTCGGGACGAAGGGCCTTACAAAGCATTTCTTTTAAAATAGAAGAAGGGGAAATCCTTGCAATAATAGGCCTATCGGGAGCCGGAAAATCTACAATGCTTAGATGTATAAACCGCTTGGTCGAGCCGGATGAAGGAGAAGTTATTTTTTTAGGAGAAAAAATAAACAGGCTTAAAGGGAAAAAATTAAGACAATACCGCTCAAAGATAGGAATGATTTTTCAAAATTATAATCTGGTCGAGCGTCTTAATGCCGTCGAAAATGTTTTGCACGGCTGCCTCGGCTCAATTCCTTCTTACCGCGGAGCCCTAGGCCTTTATACCGAAGAAGAAAAGGAAAGAGCCTTTGCCCTTTTAAAAACTGTGGGCATGGAAGACTTTGCCTTTCAAAGATGCAGCGAATTAAGCGGAGGTCAAAAACAAAGAATAGGCATTGCAAGAGCCTTAATGCAAAGCCCCAGCCTTTTATTATGCGATGAGCCCATAGCCTCCCTTGACCCGCAGTCGGCAGAAACGGTTTTAAATTATATCAAAGAATTCGCAGTAAACAAAAACATTGCCTGCCTTATAAGTTTACACCAAATGGAAGCAGCAAAAAAATATGCCGACAGAATCATCGCACTCAATAACGGAAAAATAGTTTTTGACGGAAGGCCTGATTCTTTAAATGATGAAATCCTCCATAAGGAAATTTTTACACAGTCCTCTATTACAGATTCTTCTATTGAGAATTCTTATGTTACAAATTCTTCTAAATGCAGCGGAGAAAAAACTTTATGA
- a CDS encoding ABC transporter permease subunit → MKFDLKIHAEEKRHRGYYHKKTASYSWEKKQIFFARKKLKAILILLSLILIYYFAANITGFKDLKAVFKFPFAIAWLIKNFIPDNESLKHIPIIIKTLGETCVIAASATTAAAFFALILALLGSQTTGINKPFKIILTLIASFLRNIPLVAWAMLLLFSFKQNNFTGFLALFIITLGHLVRAFKEMIEETSEESFTALRAAGVPYFPALFNAVFPSIAPGLVSWLLYTIETNVRDSALIGILTGTGIGFLFNLYFKSFRYNSAGLIILYLVIIVLLIDILSNKIRRILL, encoded by the coding sequence ATGAAGTTCGATTTAAAAATTCACGCAGAGGAAAAAAGGCATAGAGGGTATTATCATAAAAAAACGGCCTCATACTCTTGGGAAAAAAAGCAAATCTTTTTTGCAAGAAAAAAACTAAAAGCAATTTTAATTCTTTTAAGCCTTATTTTAATTTATTACTTTGCGGCAAATATAACGGGCTTTAAAGACCTTAAAGCAGTTTTTAAATTTCCCTTTGCAATAGCCTGGCTTATAAAAAACTTTATACCCGACAATGAAAGTTTAAAACATATTCCGATTATAATAAAAACTTTAGGCGAAACCTGTGTAATAGCGGCCTCGGCAACTACCGCAGCGGCTTTTTTTGCCCTTATCTTAGCCCTCCTCGGCTCTCAAACCACAGGAATAAATAAGCCCTTTAAAATAATCCTTACCCTTATAGCTTCGTTTTTAAGAAACATTCCGCTGGTAGCATGGGCAATGCTTTTATTGTTTTCGTTTAAACAAAATAATTTTACCGGTTTTTTAGCCCTCTTTATAATTACCTTGGGTCATCTGGTAAGGGCTTTTAAAGAGATGATAGAAGAAACGAGCGAAGAATCTTTTACGGCTTTACGGGCTGCGGGCGTTCCGTATTTTCCGGCTCTCTTTAATGCCGTATTCCCAAGCATAGCACCCGGCCTTGTTTCGTGGCTCTTATATACGATCGAAACAAATGTGAGGGACTCGGCCCTCATAGGAATTTTAACCGGAACGGGAATCGGTTTTTTATTCAATCTTTATTTTAAAAGTTTCAGGTATAACAGCGCAGGCCTTATTATTTTATACCTTGTAATCATAGTTTTACTTATCGATATTCTTTCAAATAAAATAAGGCGGATTCTTTTATGA
- a CDS encoding ABC transporter permease has protein sequence MIEQANKIKKIKIRRFSKQRVLILFVLVFLSGLTIISLFQMEKPDYGIQKAFLQFTEYSKDLFFFPKLSQKYSYAEIFFSLLVSLSLALLTTVFGVVLAFFLGIAASENLSNKCLVKIIRTAMSLIRSVPTIIWVLIFSVTANIGAEAAVLGMSFHSTAYLVKGFSESFDGIDKKTIEALKACGASYIEIISQAVLPTSINNLISWSFFRFEINFGNAVAVGAAAGAGGIGYELFMAGSLNFNMSEVGFISYLIFGTAIILEISSTRIRNRIRH, from the coding sequence ATGATTGAGCAAGCAAACAAAATTAAAAAAATAAAAATAAGAAGATTCTCAAAGCAAAGAGTATTAATTTTATTTGTTCTTGTTTTTTTATCCGGCCTTACAATTATAAGTTTATTTCAAATGGAAAAGCCCGACTACGGAATTCAAAAAGCTTTTTTACAATTTACGGAATACTCAAAGGATTTATTTTTTTTCCCAAAGCTCTCGCAAAAATATTCTTATGCGGAAATATTTTTTTCTCTTTTGGTAAGTTTAAGCCTTGCCCTTTTAACTACCGTGTTCGGAGTGGTGCTTGCTTTCTTTTTAGGAATCGCTGCATCGGAAAATCTTTCAAACAAGTGTCTTGTAAAAATCATAAGAACGGCAATGTCCCTTATCCGCTCAGTGCCGACAATTATTTGGGTTTTAATATTTTCGGTAACCGCAAACATCGGAGCGGAAGCCGCCGTCCTCGGTATGAGCTTTCACAGCACAGCCTACCTTGTAAAAGGCTTTTCGGAAAGCTTTGACGGCATAGACAAAAAAACGATTGAGGCCTTAAAAGCCTGCGGGGCAAGCTACATCGAAATTATAAGTCAGGCAGTTCTCCCGACTTCGATAAACAATTTAATCTCGTGGAGCTTCTTTAGATTTGAAATTAACTTCGGAAATGCGGTTGCTGTAGGAGCTGCTGCAGGGGCCGGCGGAATAGGTTACGAGCTTTTTATGGCAGGCTCTTTAAACTTTAATATGAGTGAAGTCGGCTTTATATCCTATCTTATTTTCGGAACGGCTATTATTTTGGAAATATCTTCGACAAGGATAAGAAACAGGATTAGACATTAG
- the pepT gene encoding peptidase T, whose translation MDYLKRFQKYISMDTKSNEENECCPSTPGQLELGKYLVKELTEMGLKAEQDEHGYVYSAIPANTDKKVPAIGFIAHMDTAPDLDGKCVNPKVFVYKGGDIKLNDEYTMTVKDFPFLKELEGQEIITTDGTTLLGADDKAGITIIMGAIEYLLAHPEIKHGEIKIGFTPDEEIGRGADLFDVKKFGADFAYTVDGGPLGELEYENFNAASVKIEIQGKNVHPGSAKNMMVNSLSAARELENMLPEEQKPEYTEGYEGFIHLTSIEGSVDFTKMSYIIRDHFMESFLHKKELMKAAVDFLNKKYGNIIKMEIKDSYYNMKERIEPHMEIIELAKKSMTDVGIEPHIVPVRGGTDGARLSFMGLPCPNLFAGGYNFHGRFELIPTKSIEKGIELVVKIVENNAK comes from the coding sequence ATGGATTATCTTAAAAGATTTCAAAAATACATTTCGATGGACACTAAGTCCAATGAAGAAAATGAATGTTGTCCCAGTACTCCCGGGCAGCTTGAACTTGGAAAATATCTTGTAAAAGAATTGACCGAGATGGGCTTAAAGGCTGAGCAGGATGAGCACGGTTATGTTTATTCGGCGATTCCTGCAAACACCGATAAAAAGGTTCCCGCAATCGGTTTTATAGCCCACATGGACACGGCTCCCGATTTGGACGGCAAGTGCGTAAATCCGAAAGTTTTTGTGTACAAGGGCGGGGATATTAAACTGAACGATGAGTACACCATGACCGTCAAAGATTTTCCCTTCTTAAAAGAGCTTGAAGGTCAGGAGATTATTACAACCGACGGAACAACCCTCTTGGGTGCAGACGATAAGGCCGGTATTACAATCATCATGGGCGCTATAGAATATCTTTTGGCTCATCCCGAAATTAAACACGGCGAAATAAAAATCGGTTTTACTCCCGATGAAGAAATCGGAAGAGGAGCCGATCTTTTTGATGTAAAAAAATTCGGAGCGGACTTTGCCTATACTGTAGACGGCGGCCCCTTGGGTGAACTCGAATACGAAAACTTTAATGCTGCAAGCGTTAAGATAGAAATTCAAGGAAAGAATGTGCACCCGGGTTCTGCAAAGAATATGATGGTTAATTCTCTTTCTGCGGCAAGAGAATTGGAGAACATGCTTCCCGAAGAACAAAAGCCGGAATACACCGAAGGCTATGAAGGCTTTATTCATTTAACTTCTATTGAAGGGAGCGTTGATTTTACAAAGATGTCTTACATTATCCGCGATCACTTTATGGAAAGCTTCCTTCACAAAAAAGAACTTATGAAGGCTGCTGTAGATTTTTTAAATAAAAAATACGGCAACATAATCAAGATGGAAATAAAAGATTCCTATTACAATATGAAAGAAAGAATCGAGCCGCACATGGAAATAATTGAGCTTGCAAAAAAATCTATGACTGATGTCGGTATTGAACCCCATATAGTTCCGGTCAGGGGAGGGACTGACGGAGCCCGCCTTTCTTTTATGGGGCTTCCTTGTCCTAACCTTTTTGCAGGCGGTTATAATTTTCACGGCCGCTTCGAGCTCATTCCCACAAAATCAATCGAAAAGGGAATTGAGCTTGTTGTAAAAATTGTCGAAAATAACGCCAAGTAG
- a CDS encoding AraC family transcriptional regulator: MQKSYYAFLNHTNSDIVKKDNPYPHFKTYAFSSEIGKGYSAIYDVSSYAHICIADHIYYEDFKYTVPSDEGIYLQQYDSIASDKKYPAGRVYAGMQYIQHYTNVKTVQYVIKKETPASIIGLQLKPEYYGAYLKNTFGITEENFCTKISLLPKENYIPEISFILNQIRKFSGTEASAKLFFKSKIDEIAALLLRRTENIQKAEHSVFSADHAAIMQTIEFINKNLHKRLPLETLAKMSCMSPSKFKYVFKAVTGFSLTDYLVNKKMEKACSLLLNTNMYVANIAQSLGYRSTGYFSACFEKYTGMLPNEYRMR, translated from the coding sequence ATGCAAAAAAGTTATTACGCTTTTTTAAACCATACTAATTCTGATATCGTAAAAAAAGATAATCCGTATCCGCATTTTAAAACCTATGCATTTTCTTCCGAAATAGGAAAAGGCTATTCTGCTATTTATGATGTAAGCTCTTATGCACATATTTGTATTGCCGATCATATTTACTATGAGGATTTTAAATATACGGTACCATCGGATGAAGGTATTTATCTTCAACAATATGATTCTATTGCTTCCGACAAAAAATATCCTGCAGGAAGGGTATATGCCGGAATGCAATACATTCAACATTACACTAATGTTAAAACGGTTCAGTATGTTATAAAAAAGGAAACCCCTGCATCTATTATCGGGCTTCAATTAAAACCCGAATATTACGGTGCATATTTAAAAAACACCTTCGGCATTACTGAAGAAAATTTTTGTACAAAAATTTCTCTCTTGCCGAAAGAAAACTATATCCCTGAAATTTCTTTTATATTGAATCAGATACGGAAATTTTCAGGAACCGAAGCGAGTGCAAAACTTTTTTTTAAAAGCAAAATTGACGAAATTGCCGCCCTTCTTTTACGAAGAACCGAAAACATACAAAAAGCGGAACACTCCGTTTTTTCAGCCGACCATGCAGCTATTATGCAAACGATTGAGTTCATAAATAAAAACTTACACAAAAGACTTCCGCTTGAAACGCTTGCAAAAATGTCGTGTATGAGTCCTTCAAAATTTAAATATGTTTTTAAAGCCGTTACCGGTTTCTCGCTTACCGATTATCTTGTTAATAAAAAGATGGAAAAAGCCTGCTCCCTGCTTTTAAATACTAATATGTATGTTGCAAACATCGCCCAAAGTCTCGGCTACCGCAGCACCGGATATTTTTCCGCCTGCTTTGAAAAGTACACAGGCATGCTTCCGAATGAATATAGGATGAGGTGA
- a CDS encoding nucleoid-associated protein: MITYLDAYISTNSLHFVGNKIANEGISLSKNTIVIDHKLEQNLISYFLTPFTSEEFYQFYHESDLALNEVYTYVSKIFDNQEELYEQSKNLARHLYEQSTHPKIKGGEFYIVYFKDCILDGEKLDAVGLFKSENKDTFLKVLQENGNFNLRSEKGINIKKLDKGCLIFNKEQKNGYVVAIVDNVGKSVEARYWLEDFLHVRLRKNEYTNTQNFITLAKNFVTQELPKEGKFSKTDQIDILNKSLDFFKDKDEFDIDDFTDEVMTEPETIEKFRQYRQRYEDETGISIDDNFPVSEAARKKQQRSFRRVIQLDKKIKIVIDGNTQNIEQGTDKKGKFYKLYYTEEN; this comes from the coding sequence GTGATAACATATTTAGATGCATATATATCGACAAATTCTCTTCATTTTGTAGGAAACAAAATTGCTAATGAAGGTATTTCATTGTCAAAAAACACCATCGTAATTGACCATAAGTTAGAACAGAATTTAATATCCTACTTCCTCACCCCTTTCACTTCTGAGGAATTTTATCAGTTTTACCATGAAAGTGATTTAGCTTTGAATGAAGTATATACTTATGTTTCAAAAATTTTTGATAATCAGGAAGAACTTTACGAACAATCCAAAAATTTGGCTCGCCACCTCTACGAACAAAGTACTCACCCTAAAATTAAGGGTGGAGAATTTTATATTGTCTATTTCAAGGACTGTATTTTAGACGGCGAAAAACTCGATGCAGTAGGTTTATTTAAATCTGAAAATAAAGACACCTTTTTAAAAGTTTTGCAGGAAAACGGTAATTTTAACTTACGAAGCGAAAAGGGTATCAATATTAAAAAACTGGATAAGGGTTGTCTCATTTTTAACAAAGAACAAAAAAATGGTTATGTAGTTGCTATAGTAGATAATGTTGGAAAAAGCGTTGAAGCTCGTTATTGGCTTGAAGACTTCCTTCATGTCCGTCTCCGAAAAAATGAGTATACCAATACTCAGAATTTTATAACCTTAGCAAAAAACTTCGTTACACAAGAGTTGCCAAAAGAAGGTAAGTTTTCAAAAACCGATCAAATCGATATTTTAAATAAATCTTTGGATTTTTTTAAGGATAAAGATGAATTTGATATTGACGACTTTACCGATGAAGTTATGACTGAACCAGAGACCATCGAAAAATTCAGGCAGTATAGGCAACGCTATGAAGATGAAACAGGCATTTCAATAGATGATAACTTTCCTGTTTCCGAAGCAGCGCGAAAAAAACAACAACGGTCATTCAGGCGGGTTATTCAACTGGATAAAAAAATAAAAATCGTTATCGATGGCAACACTCAAAACATTGAACAAGGAACAGACAAAAAAGGTAAGTTCTACAAACTGTATTACACCGAAGAAAATTAA